A region from the Bacteroidota bacterium genome encodes:
- a CDS encoding SusC/RagA family TonB-linked outer membrane protein, whose amino-acid sequence MRKITLLLACIFFSMQVVLAQRVITGTVTSAEDGSGIPGVTVVVKGTTVGTTTNLDGKYQLDVPANARTLVFSFVGLQTQEVDIAGRSLINVSMQADVKALEEIVVVGYGVQTRRDVSGSVSKVKGENLRTIPVQTFDMALQGKAAGVTVTVPNAVLGNPPVIRVRGVNSISGSSSPLYVIDGVPVFTGDFGRNATPVNPLADINPADIESIEVLKDASATAIYGSRAANGVVLVTTRRGQQGKVTVTYDVSVGWNSPYRLYDLMDAYQFVETKNKARENAGLAPAYQLDTIDGKVVNTNWNDVVYRTGFQHSHALSVSGASPNTTYNFSAGYSNTDGIIRTNQLERRSFRFNIDHKVSKAFTVGGSAGYTNTFANAPQTGSIAGANFATAGAGRLAFVTAPIVPVMLPNGDYNIDYPNNRVGLRKNTQPVGFFHPQFLFDKNYNNAQSDRVLGSFFANLEVYKNLFLRTTYGIDYSQIESKTFWHPLHGDGRTNGGEAYNYFDRRKRWNWTNTLNYSTTIAEKLNTAFLLGLEEQYTQFDGWSGRRTGLADPFFQDYQGSFTTPQQPPAALLSENFFTSTFGRINLNWDRKYYLEASLRRDGFSGLAPGNKYGNFGGASLMWNISNEGFFQESGLGQLFSDLRIKGSYGRVGNISGVSDFASLFLYAAGTYNGNASLFFNQAGNLDLQWETSNKMDVGLAWAIMNDRFQFELNYFHNNQNGLILNVPQSPSKGIPGNTLPMNVGAMVNSGIEFQLTSVNVRNNKLDWTTTFNFNYLKNEVTELADGVPYIVGVTQLETTNRTLVGYPVGSIWGVETGGVDPQTGRRIFYRRDKDPNTGEITKTKVYFDFSKPAAQRWQLEDGTFSRPIDIANDGTVLGSAIPKFFGGMDNNLTFGNLDFNMGLTYALGFYVYNGSKAGLRDQRNWNNSAEVAETYWKNPGDITDIPKPIWGDNISNGSTMVQSQNVEKGDYLKVRNIGLGYTLKNDFLRKNSINRVRFYAQMFNAFVFTGYTGADPEISSNGDANLTPGVDRNTVPQARTISFGMNLVF is encoded by the coding sequence ATGAGAAAAATTACCTTGTTGCTGGCCTGCATCTTTTTTTCCATGCAGGTTGTGCTCGCTCAACGCGTAATCACCGGTACGGTGACGAGCGCTGAGGATGGTAGTGGCATTCCGGGCGTAACGGTGGTCGTCAAGGGCACCACGGTCGGAACTACTACCAACCTCGACGGTAAGTATCAGCTCGATGTGCCGGCCAATGCCCGCACCCTGGTCTTCTCCTTTGTGGGATTGCAGACTCAGGAAGTGGACATTGCAGGCCGTTCGCTGATCAATGTATCCATGCAGGCCGATGTGAAGGCGCTCGAAGAGATCGTTGTGGTCGGCTACGGTGTGCAGACACGTCGCGACGTTTCGGGCTCTGTGTCCAAGGTTAAAGGCGAAAACCTGCGCACCATCCCGGTTCAAACCTTCGACATGGCCTTGCAAGGAAAGGCAGCCGGTGTGACGGTAACCGTGCCCAATGCCGTGCTTGGCAACCCGCCTGTAATCAGGGTGCGTGGCGTAAACTCCATCTCGGGCAGTTCGAGTCCCTTGTATGTGATTGATGGCGTACCGGTGTTCACCGGCGACTTTGGCCGCAATGCCACCCCGGTCAACCCCCTGGCCGACATCAACCCTGCCGATATCGAGAGTATCGAAGTACTCAAAGACGCCTCGGCCACCGCCATCTACGGTTCACGTGCTGCCAATGGTGTAGTTCTTGTTACTACCCGCCGCGGACAGCAGGGCAAAGTAACCGTTACCTATGATGTCTCCGTAGGTTGGAACTCCCCCTACCGCCTCTACGACCTCATGGATGCGTATCAATTTGTAGAAACCAAAAACAAGGCACGCGAAAATGCCGGACTTGCTCCTGCATATCAGCTCGACACCATTGATGGCAAGGTGGTCAATACCAACTGGAACGACGTAGTTTACCGCACTGGTTTCCAGCATAGCCATGCCCTTTCGGTTTCGGGTGCAAGCCCCAACACTACTTACAATTTCTCGGCCGGATATTCCAATACAGATGGTATCATCCGCACCAACCAGCTTGAGCGCCGCAGCTTCCGCTTCAACATCGACCACAAAGTAAGCAAAGCCTTCACAGTGGGCGGTAGTGCTGGCTACACCAACACCTTTGCCAATGCACCCCAGACAGGTTCGATTGCAGGTGCAAACTTCGCAACCGCTGGTGCCGGACGTCTGGCATTTGTGACCGCGCCCATCGTGCCGGTTATGCTGCCCAATGGCGATTATAACATCGACTACCCCAACAACCGTGTGGGTCTTCGCAAAAATACCCAGCCTGTAGGCTTCTTCCATCCGCAGTTCCTTTTCGACAAGAATTACAACAATGCCCAAAGCGACCGTGTGCTGGGATCGTTCTTTGCCAACCTTGAAGTTTACAAGAACCTCTTCCTGCGCACTACCTATGGCATCGACTACAGCCAGATCGAGTCCAAGACCTTCTGGCACCCCCTGCACGGTGATGGCCGCACCAACGGTGGCGAAGCCTATAACTATTTCGACCGCCGCAAGCGCTGGAACTGGACCAATACCCTCAATTATTCAACCACAATTGCCGAAAAACTCAATACTGCATTTCTGCTTGGTTTGGAAGAACAGTACACCCAGTTTGACGGCTGGTCGGGCCGCAGAACCGGACTTGCCGACCCCTTCTTCCAGGACTATCAGGGCTCGTTTACCACACCTCAGCAACCCCCGGCAGCGCTGTTGAGCGAAAACTTCTTTACTTCAACCTTCGGACGTATCAATCTGAATTGGGACAGGAAGTACTACCTTGAAGCATCGCTCCGCCGCGACGGTTTCTCAGGTCTCGCTCCGGGCAACAAATACGGTAACTTCGGTGGTGCCAGCCTCATGTGGAACATTTCGAATGAAGGCTTCTTCCAGGAAAGCGGACTCGGCCAACTGTTCTCCGATCTTCGTATCAAAGGCTCATACGGAAGGGTTGGTAACATTAGTGGTGTAAGCGATTTTGCTTCGTTGTTCCTTTATGCTGCTGGAACCTATAACGGCAATGCCAGCCTCTTCTTCAACCAGGCCGGTAACCTTGACCTGCAGTGGGAAACTTCCAACAAAATGGACGTAGGTCTGGCATGGGCAATCATGAACGACCGCTTCCAGTTTGAGCTGAACTATTTCCACAACAACCAGAACGGCCTCATCCTCAACGTACCCCAGTCGCCTTCAAAAGGTATCCCAGGCAATACCCTGCCTATGAACGTCGGTGCCATGGTGAACTCCGGTATCGAATTCCAGCTCACCAGCGTCAACGTCCGCAACAATAAACTCGACTGGACAACAACCTTCAACTTCAACTATCTGAAGAACGAAGTTACTGAGCTCGCCGACGGTGTACCATATATAGTAGGTGTAACCCAGCTCGAAACTACCAACCGTACCCTTGTTGGTTATCCAGTAGGTTCAATCTGGGGTGTGGAAACCGGTGGTGTTGACCCGCAAACCGGTCGCCGTATCTTCTATCGTCGCGACAAAGACCCGAACACTGGAGAAATTACCAAAACCAAGGTTTACTTCGACTTCAGCAAGCCTGCAGCACAGCGCTGGCAGCTCGAAGACGGTACCTTCTCCCGTCCGATCGACATTGCCAACGATGGTACCGTGCTGGGAAGCGCCATCCCGAAGTTCTTCGGCGGTATGGACAACAACCTGACTTTTGGCAACCTCGATTTCAACATGGGTCTTACCTATGCACTGGGCTTCTATGTGTACAACGGCTCAAAAGCCGGTCTGCGCGACCAGCGTAACTGGAACAACTCTGCCGAAGTGGCCGAGACCTACTGGAAGAACCCTGGCGACATTACCGACATTCCCAAGCCTATCTGGGGCGACAATATCTCCAACGGCTCCACCATGGTTCAGTCGCAGAACGTTGAAAAAGGTGACTACCTGAAAGTCCGCAACATCGGCCTTGGTTACACCCTTAAAAACGACTTCCTGCGCAAGAACAGCATCAACAGGGTAAGGTTCTATGCTCAGATGTTCAATGCCTTTGTTTTCACCGGCTACACCGGAGCTGACCCCGAAATCTCCTCCAATGGCGATGCCAACCTCACCCCTGGTGTGGACAGGAACACTGTGCCTCAGGCCAGAACCATCTCATTCGGTATGAACCTGGTATTCTAA
- a CDS encoding RagB/SusD family nutrient uptake outer membrane protein, with translation MKRNITYSALVLLIAMVFTSCHKDLLDPTPRTSISDRTAFETRDRIVGQVNGIYASFKNGQYLGGRYLVYNDIRSDDFLNLQQNGVTGLLTWGHNLTPSTNEVQNLWDAVYAAIGRINLFLDGMEENKQNILSKNLLTEAEFNQFKGEALALRGLAYFHLSQLYARPYKQDANGLGMVLRLKFVKSGAENDMARSTISETYQQILSDLNEAENLLPAVSGDNDVAKVTRIHKGSVAAIKSRVYLHMENWDKVIEEANKLVSANAPFTAPSGVAYALADNFESIFRPPYTTSESIFSMPMSATELPGTQNGLAHYFSVSKTGMQIGNNEYPINQQSVLWTSTVFPADDFRKNFVEPHTIGGTGHIFLKKYMSFPHTDFVPVIRYAEVLLNLAEAEAMKAWPSNRAVALLNAVFKRSNPNAADLSAADFANRDAFMSRLMLERNLEFLGEGLRSMDVTRKLQPFAAKGTVPSVPVSSVAYVWPIPQNELNTNRLIQENP, from the coding sequence ATGAAAAGAAATATCACATATTCCGCACTGGTTTTGCTGATAGCGATGGTGTTCACCTCGTGCCACAAGGATTTGCTCGACCCGACACCTCGCACATCCATCTCCGACAGAACAGCTTTTGAAACCCGCGACCGCATTGTCGGACAGGTAAATGGAATTTATGCTTCATTCAAAAATGGCCAATACCTGGGTGGTCGCTATCTGGTTTACAACGACATCCGCAGCGATGACTTCCTCAACCTGCAGCAAAATGGTGTTACAGGTCTGCTCACCTGGGGCCACAACCTGACCCCCAGCACCAACGAAGTGCAGAACCTCTGGGATGCGGTGTATGCTGCCATTGGTCGCATCAACCTCTTTCTCGACGGAATGGAAGAAAACAAGCAGAATATCCTGTCGAAAAACCTCCTCACCGAAGCCGAGTTCAATCAGTTCAAAGGCGAAGCCCTTGCACTGCGCGGTCTGGCTTACTTCCACCTGTCGCAGCTCTATGCCCGTCCCTACAAACAAGACGCCAATGGACTGGGGATGGTATTGCGTCTGAAATTCGTGAAGTCGGGCGCCGAGAACGATATGGCTCGCTCCACTATTAGTGAAACCTATCAGCAGATCCTTTCCGACCTTAACGAGGCCGAAAATCTGCTTCCCGCAGTTTCCGGCGATAATGATGTGGCCAAGGTTACCCGTATCCACAAGGGATCTGTGGCTGCCATCAAGTCGCGTGTGTACCTGCACATGGAAAACTGGGATAAGGTGATCGAAGAAGCCAACAAGCTTGTTTCGGCCAATGCGCCCTTCACTGCACCCTCAGGTGTGGCTTATGCCCTGGCCGACAATTTCGAGAGCATCTTCCGTCCGCCCTACACCACAAGCGAGTCCATCTTCAGCATGCCCATGTCGGCCACTGAGCTCCCCGGCACACAAAACGGCCTGGCACATTACTTCTCTGTTTCCAAAACCGGAATGCAGATCGGAAACAATGAGTATCCCATCAACCAGCAAAGTGTGCTTTGGACCAGCACGGTGTTCCCTGCCGACGACTTCCGCAAGAATTTTGTTGAGCCCCACACCATCGGTGGAACCGGACATATTTTCCTCAAGAAATACATGTCTTTCCCTCACACCGACTTTGTGCCTGTAATTCGGTATGCCGAAGTGCTGCTCAACCTTGCTGAAGCAGAAGCAATGAAAGCCTGGCCCAGCAACAGGGCTGTCGCTTTGCTCAACGCAGTGTTCAAACGCTCCAATCCCAATGCAGCCGACCTTAGCGCAGCCGACTTTGCCAACCGCGATGCTTTCATGAGCCGCCTGATGCTCGAGCGCAACCTCGAGTTCCTTGGCGAAGGTCTCCGCAGCATGGATGTTACCCGCAAACTTCAGCCATTTGCTGCCAAGGGAACCGTGCCTTCTGTTCCGGTAAGCTCGGTAGCCTATGTTTGGCCCATTCCGCAAAATGAGCTCAATACTAACAGGCTGATTCAGGAAAACCCCTGA
- a CDS encoding SusC/RagA family TonB-linked outer membrane protein yields MRKIAVLLVFLIAAGMSSAFAQTRTVSGKVTSSQDGMGIPGVTVVVKGTTIGAITDLDGKYQINVRPEHRTLVFSYVSMRTVEVPLGNQTSINVVMEPDVFQIDEVVVTAIGVSRESKALGYAVQSVGSDAIVRSAATNPINALTGKVAGVQIINSSGAAGASSFMTIRGTASITGNNQPLFVIDGVPIDNSQLTSGNPDDGSNNLLYGVALSNRVVDLNPEDIESVNILKGGAATALYGLRAANGAVIITTKKGSASSGRRSSVAFNSSVTFEQVSQLPEMQNKYAQGVGTYSPTTTAVWGPALADLRFDGATDNPYYPQGNIVPAANAPAGALPVPAYDNVGNFFQTGVAYNNSIAISGGSDNNSYYLSIANSSNKGVVPNNTFDRTNISLNSESKLSDKFKSETRLAYTNSGGIRIQQGSNTSGVMLALMRMPPNFDITGGSDDPVNDRASYMLPDGRQRNAYRGGGYDNPFWTVNMNQFKDIVNRLTGHTALSYMANEWLSVTYRIGTDWYSDRRKQFFARGSRTAPNGRIYEQQFFVQDINSDLLFNINKKINEDITFNALLGQNMFQTSFQNLYVQGDDLTVPEFYHLSNAATYITRESKSRKRTAAIFADLGISYKNMLYFNATGRNEWSTTLPEENNSFFFPSFNGSFVFTELPALKDNAVLPYGKIRASYAIIANDAFAYGTLSTFTGAAFADGWTDGISFPFLGQPGFTLSTTLPNSELEPEFLKSFEVGFDLKFFKNRLGLDFTWYDNKNEKLILSVPIAKSSGYYAANLNAATMVSKGIELTLRGVPVQTKNLNWNIDVNFTKNVNEVLQLAEGVENVFLAGFVGSQTRAVVGQPYGSIFGNDWKRDANGNILIVDDPNAWNYGYPESDEDETNLGNVMPDWTMGINNSLSWKGLSLSFLFDIKKGGKMWNGTKGAMYFFGTHKDTESRGDGAVYVFEGVKMSNGQPNDIKVAKDIDWYRNGEGSGFTGPAGQFVESTDWVRLRELTLSYALNRSLLTKTFLNSAEVFFTGRNLWLSTPYTGVDPETSLIGAGNGQGLDYFNMPGVKSYTFGLRLTL; encoded by the coding sequence ATGAGAAAAATTGCTGTTTTGTTGGTGTTCTTGATTGCTGCCGGCATGAGTAGTGCCTTTGCGCAAACAAGAACCGTGTCTGGTAAAGTTACCAGTTCTCAGGATGGTATGGGGATTCCCGGTGTGACGGTCGTTGTCAAAGGCACGACCATCGGGGCCATAACCGACCTGGACGGGAAGTATCAGATCAATGTGCGTCCGGAGCACCGGACACTGGTCTTCTCCTATGTTTCGATGAGGACAGTGGAGGTGCCCCTGGGTAATCAGACCAGTATCAACGTTGTGATGGAGCCAGACGTGTTCCAGATCGACGAAGTGGTCGTCACGGCCATCGGCGTATCGCGCGAGAGCAAAGCGCTGGGTTATGCCGTTCAGTCGGTTGGCTCGGATGCTATTGTGCGCTCGGCTGCCACAAACCCCATCAATGCACTTACTGGAAAGGTTGCCGGTGTGCAAATCATCAACTCTTCCGGAGCTGCAGGTGCGTCTTCGTTTATGACCATCCGTGGTACGGCTTCCATCACCGGCAACAACCAGCCCTTGTTCGTTATTGATGGTGTGCCGATCGACAACTCGCAGCTTACCTCCGGTAACCCGGACGATGGAAGCAACAACCTCCTTTATGGTGTAGCACTTTCTAACCGCGTGGTTGACCTCAACCCTGAAGACATCGAGAGTGTAAACATCCTCAAAGGCGGTGCTGCAACTGCGCTCTACGGTCTGCGTGCAGCAAACGGCGCTGTGATTATTACCACCAAAAAGGGTTCGGCTTCTTCGGGCAGAAGGTCGAGCGTGGCTTTCAACAGCTCGGTTACTTTTGAGCAGGTTTCCCAATTGCCCGAGATGCAAAATAAATATGCCCAGGGTGTTGGAACATACAGCCCCACAACAACTGCAGTCTGGGGTCCGGCCCTGGCTGACCTGCGATTCGACGGAGCTACCGATAATCCTTATTATCCACAAGGTAACATCGTTCCAGCTGCCAATGCTCCTGCAGGTGCGTTGCCAGTGCCGGCTTACGACAATGTCGGCAACTTCTTCCAGACAGGTGTCGCCTACAATAACTCCATTGCCATCAGTGGCGGAAGCGACAACAACTCCTATTACCTTTCGATTGCAAACTCTTCCAATAAAGGTGTTGTGCCGAACAATACCTTCGACAGGACTAATATTTCGCTCAACAGCGAAAGCAAGCTTTCCGATAAGTTCAAGTCGGAGACCAGGCTTGCCTATACCAATTCGGGTGGTATCCGAATCCAGCAAGGATCGAATACCTCGGGTGTGATGCTTGCCCTCATGCGTATGCCCCCTAACTTCGATATAACCGGTGGTTCAGACGACCCGGTAAACGACAGGGCTTCCTACATGCTCCCCGACGGTCGCCAGCGCAATGCTTACCGTGGTGGCGGATACGACAACCCCTTCTGGACAGTGAACATGAACCAGTTCAAGGACATTGTAAACCGTCTTACCGGTCACACTGCCCTCAGCTATATGGCAAACGAATGGTTGTCGGTAACATACCGTATTGGTACCGACTGGTACAGCGATCGCCGCAAACAATTCTTTGCTCGTGGTTCGCGCACTGCACCCAACGGCCGCATTTATGAACAACAATTCTTTGTTCAGGACATTAACTCCGACCTGCTTTTCAATATCAACAAGAAAATCAACGAGGACATCACTTTCAATGCCCTCCTTGGTCAGAACATGTTCCAGACCTCGTTCCAAAACCTCTACGTTCAGGGAGATGACCTGACTGTTCCGGAGTTCTATCACCTCTCGAATGCAGCTACCTACATCACACGTGAATCCAAATCGAGAAAGCGCACAGCTGCCATTTTTGCCGACCTTGGCATTTCGTACAAGAACATGCTGTATTTTAATGCCACAGGCCGCAACGAATGGTCAACCACCCTGCCGGAAGAAAACAACTCCTTCTTCTTCCCATCGTTCAACGGTTCGTTTGTATTTACCGAACTGCCCGCATTGAAAGACAATGCAGTGCTTCCTTACGGTAAAATAAGGGCTTCGTATGCCATCATTGCCAATGATGCATTTGCATACGGAACGCTTTCCACCTTTACTGGTGCAGCTTTTGCCGATGGCTGGACCGATGGTATCAGCTTCCCCTTCCTCGGACAACCCGGATTCACACTCTCGACAACCTTGCCAAATAGTGAGCTGGAACCCGAGTTCCTGAAATCATTCGAAGTTGGTTTCGATCTTAAATTCTTTAAAAACCGATTGGGCCTCGATTTCACCTGGTACGACAACAAGAACGAAAAACTCATCCTTTCGGTGCCGATTGCCAAGTCGTCGGGCTACTATGCTGCCAACCTGAACGCAGCTACAATGGTGAGCAAAGGTATTGAGCTTACCTTGCGCGGTGTGCCGGTTCAAACCAAAAACCTGAATTGGAACATTGATGTGAACTTTACCAAGAACGTGAACGAAGTTCTCCAACTGGCTGAGGGTGTTGAAAACGTATTCCTGGCAGGTTTTGTGGGTTCGCAAACACGTGCCGTTGTAGGTCAGCCTTATGGAAGCATTTTTGGCAACGACTGGAAACGTGATGCCAATGGCAATATCCTGATTGTGGACGATCCAAACGCATGGAACTACGGTTATCCTGAAAGCGATGAGGATGAAACCAACCTTGGTAATGTGATGCCCGACTGGACGATGGGTATCAACAACAGCCTGAGCTGGAAGGGCTTGTCGCTCAGCTTCCTGTTCGACATCAAGAAAGGCGGCAAGATGTGGAATGGCACCAAAGGCGCCATGTACTTCTTCGGTACACACAAAGACACCGAATCGCGCGGAGATGGCGCTGTTTATGTGTTTGAAGGTGTGAAAATGTCGAACGGACAACCCAATGATATCAAGGTAGCTAAGGATATCGACTGGTATCGCAATGGCGAAGGTAGCGGCTTCACCGGACCTGCCGGGCAGTTTGTGGAAAGCACCGACTGGGTGCGTCTGCGTGAGCTGACCCTCTCATACGCCCTGAACCGCTCGCTGCTCACCAAAACCTTCCTCAACAGTGCCGAAGTGTTCTTTACCGGCCGCAACCTCTGGCTGAGCACACCATACACCGGTGTCGATCCCGAAACCAGCCTTATTGGCGCTGGCAACGGACAGGGTCTCGACTACTTCAACATGCCTGGCGTGAAGAGTTACACATTTGGTTTGCGCCTTACGCTGTAA
- a CDS encoding SusD/RagB family nutrient-binding outer membrane lipoprotein has translation MRNNIIKSVSLFLLIAVMISGCKKWIDTDINKNPNNPADVSMALLLPATQGGLAYVIGGDHSRVSGMWMQHLSGVDRQSAALERYSVLESDQNNLWNTLYAEILKNLDILVKKAVDQNAPHFEGVGKIMTAYTLGMITDVWGDAPYSDALQGETGNLTPKYDTQEKLYQTINTLLDEGIAKLSQASPVGAPVPGAADLVYAGNAAKWVALGKSLKVRYALHLSKRNGYGPVRDLINQGGLIADNSGDFQINFGTAASANNPRFQFDQQRGDIRVGKRIVDLMKANNDPRIPRYFDKKSADEYVGSGPGENNVNAAWIGPAYASNNSPVFLMNYFEVKFIEAEAFFETDKARAATAYNDAVKASLAKHGVSNAAWEADNASETASSITMEKIMTGKYIAMFMSSETWVDWRRTGMPSLALPAGVVGDQTPRRYLYPTDERLYNPNMPAGLTVTNKVWWDQ, from the coding sequence ATGAGAAACAATATCATCAAAAGCGTTAGTCTGTTTCTGTTGATTGCAGTGATGATTTCGGGCTGCAAAAAATGGATTGATACAGACATCAACAAGAACCCCAACAACCCTGCCGACGTTTCGATGGCACTGCTGTTGCCTGCCACCCAGGGGGGGCTTGCCTATGTGATTGGTGGCGACCACAGCCGCGTGTCGGGCATGTGGATGCAGCACCTCTCAGGCGTTGACCGCCAGTCGGCAGCGCTCGAGCGTTATTCGGTGCTCGAATCTGACCAGAACAACCTCTGGAATACACTCTATGCCGAAATTCTGAAGAACCTTGACATCCTGGTAAAAAAGGCTGTCGATCAGAATGCGCCTCATTTTGAAGGTGTTGGCAAGATCATGACTGCCTATACCCTTGGTATGATTACCGACGTTTGGGGCGATGCACCCTACAGCGATGCACTTCAGGGTGAAACCGGAAACCTGACCCCCAAATACGATACCCAGGAAAAGCTCTATCAAACCATCAACACCCTCCTGGATGAAGGTATTGCCAAACTGAGCCAGGCCTCTCCTGTGGGCGCTCCCGTACCCGGCGCAGCCGACCTTGTGTATGCTGGCAACGCTGCCAAATGGGTAGCCCTGGGCAAATCGCTGAAAGTTCGCTATGCCCTCCATCTTTCCAAAAGAAATGGCTACGGACCTGTTCGCGACCTGATCAATCAGGGCGGACTGATTGCTGACAACAGCGGCGACTTCCAGATCAATTTCGGAACAGCTGCTTCGGCCAACAACCCCCGCTTCCAGTTTGACCAGCAGCGCGGCGATATCCGCGTAGGCAAAAGAATTGTTGACCTGATGAAGGCCAACAACGACCCGCGTATTCCCCGTTATTTCGACAAGAAATCGGCTGACGAATACGTTGGTTCCGGCCCGGGCGAAAACAACGTGAATGCCGCATGGATCGGACCCGCCTATGCCTCGAACAACTCGCCAGTGTTCCTCATGAACTACTTCGAAGTAAAATTCATCGAGGCCGAGGCCTTCTTCGAAACAGATAAAGCAAGGGCTGCAACTGCCTACAACGATGCAGTCAAAGCTTCGCTTGCAAAGCATGGCGTGAGCAATGCTGCATGGGAGGCTGACAATGCCAGCGAAACGGCCAGCTCCATCACCATGGAAAAGATCATGACCGGCAAATATATTGCCATGTTTATGAGCTCCGAAACCTGGGTTGACTGGCGCCGCACCGGTATGCCCTCGCTTGCCCTTCCGGCTGGTGTAGTTGGTGATCAGACGCCCCGTCGTTACCTCTATCCTACCGACGAACGTCTGTATAACCCCAACATGCCTGCCGGTCTCACCGTGACGAACAAGGTTTGGTGGGATCAGTAA
- a CDS encoding sigma-54-dependent Fis family transcriptional regulator, which yields MPRILIIDDEISIRRTLREILEYEKYKVDDAANGPEGIALAKDHDYDVILCDIKMPDMDGIETLEALKQITDSPVVMISGHGTIETAVEAIKKGAYDYISKPPDLNRLLITLRNAMDKSRLVNETKALKKVVSKQYEMVGKSAAINEIREMIGKVAPTNARVLITGENGTGKELVARQIHELSNRSHAPFIEVNCAAIPSELIESQLFGHEKGSFTSAIKQRKGDFELAHGGTLFLDEIGDMSLAAQAKVLRALQENKITRVGGEKEIPVDVRILSATNKNLHDEIAAGRFREDLYHRLSVIVIHVPPLRERADDIPLLVAHFTELISQRMGKPAARFTDEALLEMQQYRWTGNIRELHNAVERLVILAGPVVSREDVLRFARPFNG from the coding sequence ATGCCACGTATCCTGATCATTGACGACGAAATCAGCATCCGCCGTACATTGCGCGAAATTCTGGAATACGAGAAATACAAGGTTGACGATGCCGCCAACGGACCTGAAGGCATAGCCCTGGCTAAAGATCACGATTATGACGTGATATTGTGCGACATCAAAATGCCCGATATGGATGGCATTGAGACGCTCGAAGCTCTGAAACAGATTACCGACAGCCCGGTGGTGATGATTTCCGGCCACGGCACCATCGAAACTGCTGTCGAGGCCATCAAAAAAGGCGCTTACGACTACATCAGCAAGCCGCCGGACCTCAACCGGCTCCTGATCACCCTGCGCAATGCCATGGACAAGTCGCGCCTGGTGAACGAAACCAAAGCTTTGAAAAAAGTCGTCAGCAAGCAGTACGAGATGGTGGGCAAGTCGGCAGCCATCAACGAAATCAGGGAGATGATCGGAAAGGTGGCTCCCACCAATGCGAGGGTGCTGATCACCGGCGAGAACGGCACGGGCAAGGAATTGGTTGCCAGACAAATTCACGAACTCAGCAACCGGTCGCACGCCCCATTCATCGAAGTCAATTGTGCTGCCATCCCTTCGGAGCTCATCGAGAGTCAGCTTTTCGGACACGAAAAGGGTTCATTTACCTCGGCCATCAAGCAACGTAAAGGCGACTTTGAGCTGGCCCATGGCGGCACCCTTTTTCTCGACGAAATTGGCGATATGAGCCTGGCCGCTCAGGCCAAGGTGCTCCGGGCATTGCAGGAAAACAAGATCACACGGGTTGGGGGCGAAAAAGAGATTCCGGTGGATGTACGCATACTGAGTGCTACAAATAAAAACCTGCACGATGAGATTGCAGCGGGGAGGTTTCGCGAGGACCTATACCACCGGCTGAGCGTGATTGTGATTCATGTGCCCCCGCTGCGTGAGCGGGCCGATGATATTCCATTGCTCGTGGCCCATTTCACCGAACTCATCTCACAACGTATGGGCAAGCCGGCAGCCCGCTTTACTGACGAAGCCCTGCTCGAAATGCAACAATACCGCTGGACCGGAAACATCCGCGAATTGCACAATGCCGTGGAAAGGCTGGTCATTTTGGCAGGTCCGGTTGTGAGCCGCGAAGATGTGCTGCGTTTTGCGCGCCCCTTCAATGGTTGA